Below is a genomic region from Methanolobus sediminis.
TTTCTTGGATTTGTAGTTGCAGGACTATTGCATGCACTTGTTCCAGATGAGAAGATCCTTAAATATCTTGGTAAGTCCGCGGGCAAGTTCAGGTCTGCATTTAACGCTTCACTTATCGGTATCCCTTTGCCTCTTTGTTCTTGTGGGGTTGTCCCAACTGCACTTTCACTAAAGAACAGGGGTGCGACAAAAGGAGCAACTCTCTCCTTCCTGATCTCAACCCCTGAAACGGGTGTGGATTCAATTGCCATTACATACGCTTTGCTTGATCCAATTATGACGGTCTTTCGTCCAATTGCCAGTATGACAACGGCATTGTTTACAGGAATTGCAGAAAATATCATGGGGGAGAAGAGGGATTCAAAGAGGTCTTTGTTCTCATCTGAAAACGGTTCGATCGCTCTGATGCAGGCTCCAACATGCAGTGATTCTTCATGCTCATGTCATTCAGGTACTGTTCCAGATGAAGATGCTTCCCTTTTTACCAAAATAAAAGAAGCTCTGAAATATTCATTTGTAGAACTCCTTGGTGACATATCGGGTTGGCTGATGGTAGGTATCCTGATAGCCGGAATAATCTCCTATGCAATACCTGATGAATTTGTAGGCAATTACCTTGGAGGAGGCGTTTTCTCTATGATCCTTATGCTGGTAATAGGAATTCCTCTTTACATTTGTGCAACAGCTTCAACTCCGCTTGCCGCTGCTCTGGTATCAAAAGGTATGAGTCCGGGTACAGCATTTGTGTTCCTGCTGGCTGGTCCGGCAACAAATGCAGCTACTATCACGATGGTAACCAAATTCCTGGGAAAAAGAAGTGCAGCATTATATCTTATAATGATAGCTGTGTGCTC
It encodes:
- a CDS encoding SO_0444 family Cu/Zn efflux transporter, translating into MTLINAIPSIILGILTESWSLFEEAAPYLFLGFVVAGLLHALVPDEKILKYLGKSAGKFRSAFNASLIGIPLPLCSCGVVPTALSLKNRGATKGATLSFLISTPETGVDSIAITYALLDPIMTVFRPIASMTTALFTGIAENIMGEKRDSKRSLFSSENGSIALMQAPTCSDSSCSCHSGTVPDEDASLFTKIKEALKYSFVELLGDISGWLMVGILIAGIISYAIPDEFVGNYLGGGVFSMILMLVIGIPLYICATASTPLAAALVSKGMSPGTAFVFLLAGPATNAATITMVTKFLGKRSAALYLIMIAVCSLAFGLLLDVIYFRLGIKASSIVGSASEVLDPWIKTAFALLLIPFIIHGIYKQRKLKKGKTSSSSMV